In candidate division KSB1 bacterium, the genomic window TCTCAGTGCTTCTCTGCGTGTTGGCGGCCGGGTGTAGGCCTGGCGCGGACCTGATTGTCATTAACGCCAAAGTGTGGACAGTCAACCAAGCGCAGCCGGTCGCGGAGGCAGTAGCCGTGCGCGGCGACAAGATCGTGGCCGTGGGCACGACAGAGCGCGTGGCCAAGTACCAGCGGGCGAGGACCACCGTCATCGATGCTGCCGGGAAGTTGCTCTTGCCCGGGTTCAACGATGCCCATTTGCACTTTCGCAGTGGCGGCGCGGCGCTGCTGCAGGTGGTGCTGGATGGGTGCCGCACGCCTGAGGAGGTGCAGCAACGTGTGGCTGCGAGAGTGGCCGAGGTGGAACCGGGGCAATGGGTTACCGGCCGCGGCTGGGACCACACGCTGTTCAATAAGGGCGTGTGGCCGACCAGGCAGTTGTTGGATAGGGTCAGCCCTGACAATCCGGTGTTCCTGACGAGAGTAGATGGCCATGTGGGCTGGGCGAATTCCGTTGCTTTGGCGCGCGCCGGCATTAATCGTGACACGCCCAATCCGGAGGGTGGGGAGATTGTCCGCGACCCGTCCACAGGGGAGCCCACGGGGATCCTCAAGGAGACCGCCGCCTCGCTGGTGGCGCGCCTCATACCGCCGCTCACGGCTGAACAGGAGCGGGAAGCGTTAAAAAAGGCCCTGGCGGAAGCGCGCCGATTAGGTGTAACCTCCATTCAGGACAATTCCGGGATAGGCTCAGTGCGCCTATACCGCGAGTTCTTGGATCGGGGAGAGCTCACCGTGCGGGTGACTGAGTGGATGGACTTTGCGCTTGCCTCTGACCCGGCTTGGCTCCTCGCGGCCAAAAAGGAACACCAGCCTTTCTGCGATGGGCGCTACATCCGCTTAGGTCTGCTCAAGGGCTTTGTGGACGGTACCCTTGGCTCGCGCACGGCCTACTTCTTCGACCCGTATGATGATGACCCCGGCAATGTAGGCATGCCGCAGATTGACCAGGAAAAGCTCACGGCTATGGTGTGCACCGCCGACAGCCTCGGCTTTCAGGTGGGACTGCACTGTATCGGTTCGCGCGCCAATTGGATGGCGCTCAACGCCTTTGAGGAAGCAGTGCGGCGCTTCGGGGTCCGTGAGCGACGTCACCGCCTGGAGCACGCCCAGGTGCTCAGGCTGGCGGACATCCCCCGACTGCCAGAACTAGGTGTCCTTGCTTCGATGCAACCGACCCACTGCACCTCGGACTTGCGGTGGGCAGAACAGCGCATCGGTCACGAGCGGTGCAAAGGTGCCTATGCCTGGAGGCGCATCCTTGATGTCGGAGGCAGGATCTGCTTTGGCACGGATTGGCCGGTGGAGCCCTTGGACCCCATGCGCGGCCTCTACTCCGCCGTGACCAGAAGAAACATCGAGAGCGGGCAGCCGCAGGAGGGATGGTTTCCGGACCAGCGGCTGACCATCGAGGAGGCAATCTACCTGTATACGCTAGGGTCCGCTTACGGGGAATTCCAAGAGCACCTGAAGGGTTCCATAGAGCCGGGCAAATATGCGGACATGATTCTGCTGTCAAAAGACCTCCTGAGTGCAGAACCCCAGGAGATTCTGACTACTGAAGTGGTGCTGACCATCGTAGCGGGCAAGATCGTCTACCGCAAGGAGTGACTCCTGACTAACACGGTGAGTGAAGGCGTGGAGGTGCATAAATGACGAAGATGCTGAGGACAAAGGTTCAGGTGTGGGCAGCACTCTTGGCAGCGCTGATGACCGTAGGCCTCGGCGCGCAGGAGCTGCCGAATGGGGAAACTGCAAAGTCCTACGTGACCTACCTGGCCAGCGATGCGCTCCAAGGACGGGACACAGGCACACCAGGATTTGAAAAAGCAGCGGCCTGGGTTGCGGCGCATTTCCGAGAGTGGGGATTGGAGCCTGGAGGTGATGCTGGGAGCTACTTTCAGGAATTCCCCTTCGAATTCTACCAGGCGGACATTGAAGTGCCAACGTTCAAGATAGCGGGCCGCACCTTCTATTTCCACGAAGAAGACTTTCGTGTGATGCCCTACTCGGGCGGAGGAAAGGTCAACGCGGAAGTGGTGTTCGTGGGGTTCGGGATCAGCGCCCCCGACAAAGGGCTGGATGAATACGCGGGCCTGGACACCCGAGGTAAGGTAGTGCTGGTCATGCACGGCTTTCCGGGGGAGAAGGAGGAGAAGTGGAGGGAGGTGGCCAGCGACAGCGCCAAGGCCTGGGCGGCGCAACAACACGGTGCTGTCGGGATGCTGATGTGTGCCCATTTCCGCGAAGAAGATCGAAGCGCGGGCCGCTGGCGACTGAGCCCTGGGAACTACAAGCCGGGCTTTATCGCCTTTGCCGTCTCTGACCGGGTGGTGCAGTTCCTGCTTGCGGGCAAGAACGAGAACAAGCGGGCTTTCGAACGCCGGATGCGCAATGAGCAGGAGAGGCTGGACAAAGAGCTGAAGCCCCTCTCGCGTCCCACGGGCAAAAAGGCTGAACTGGCGGTGAAGGTAATGTTTGACGCCCAGCGCAAGGGCAAAAACGTGATTGCCGTGCTGCGCGGGAGTGACCCGGTGTTGCGCGAAGAAGCGGTCGTTCTGGGTGGGCACCTGGATCACGTTGGGGTACAGTATGGCGAAGTCTATAACGGCGCCGACGACAACGCCTCCGGTGCGGCAGCAGTCATGGAGGTGGCCCGGGTCATGGCCCGCAACCGTGTGCAACCGCGCCGAAGCATCGTGTTTGCATGCTGGGGTGGGGAAGAGCGCGGCTTACTTGGTTCGCGCTACTACGCCGACCACCCCACCTTCCCCATTGAAAAGACCGTGGCCAATCT contains:
- a CDS encoding amidohydrolase, with the translated sequence SVLLCVLAAGCRPGADLIVINAKVWTVNQAQPVAEAVAVRGDKIVAVGTTERVAKYQRARTTVIDAAGKLLLPGFNDAHLHFRSGGAALLQVVLDGCRTPEEVQQRVAARVAEVEPGQWVTGRGWDHTLFNKGVWPTRQLLDRVSPDNPVFLTRVDGHVGWANSVALARAGINRDTPNPEGGEIVRDPSTGEPTGILKETAASLVARLIPPLTAEQEREALKKALAEARRLGVTSIQDNSGIGSVRLYREFLDRGELTVRVTEWMDFALASDPAWLLAAKKEHQPFCDGRYIRLGLLKGFVDGTLGSRTAYFFDPYDDDPGNVGMPQIDQEKLTAMVCTADSLGFQVGLHCIGSRANWMALNAFEEAVRRFGVRERRHRLEHAQVLRLADIPRLPELGVLASMQPTHCTSDLRWAEQRIGHERCKGAYAWRRILDVGGRICFGTDWPVEPLDPMRGLYSAVTRRNIESGQPQEGWFPDQRLTIEEAIYLYTLGSAYGEFQEHLKGSIEPGKYADMILLSKDLLSAEPQEILTTEVVLTIVAGKIVYRKE